A section of the Streptomyces sp. NBC_01408 genome encodes:
- the rpmF gene encoding 50S ribosomal protein L32 gives MAVPKRKMSRSNTRHRRSQWKAAVPTLVSCERCQEPKLQHIACPSCGTYNKRQVLEV, from the coding sequence GTGGCTGTTCCGAAGCGGAAGATGTCGCGCAGCAACACGCGCCACCGCCGGTCGCAGTGGAAGGCTGCGGTCCCCACCCTGGTTTCGTGCGAGCGTTGCCAGGAGCCGAAGCTCCAGCACATTGCGTGCCCGAGCTGCGGCACCTACAACAAGCGCCAGGTCCTCGAGGTCTGA
- a CDS encoding DUF177 domain-containing protein, with translation MKAGTALNTRLDHRNPLVFDTHELGRRPGAMQRLSREIAAPADLGLAGVIGVPEGAPLKLSLRMESVMEGVLVTGTARASAVGECVRCLEAVERELKADFQEMFSYPDADDRSRSKAEPADDAEDDEDTLFLEDGLFDLEPVLRDVVVLALPLQPVCREDCLGLCPDCGLSLNDDPEHHHDAVDIRWAALQGLVVTDQDDEKDNMSGTASDGVQGAAEKQEK, from the coding sequence GTGAAAGCAGGAACGGCCCTGAATACCCGCCTCGACCACCGCAACCCCCTCGTGTTCGACACGCACGAGCTGGGTCGGCGTCCTGGTGCCATGCAGCGGCTGTCCCGTGAGATCGCGGCGCCGGCGGACCTCGGTCTCGCCGGAGTCATCGGAGTGCCGGAGGGCGCCCCGCTGAAGCTCAGCCTCCGCATGGAGTCGGTCATGGAAGGGGTGCTTGTCACAGGCACCGCCCGTGCATCGGCCGTTGGGGAGTGCGTAAGGTGTCTGGAGGCCGTCGAGCGCGAGCTCAAGGCGGACTTCCAGGAGATGTTCTCGTACCCTGACGCCGACGACCGGAGCCGCTCCAAGGCGGAACCGGCCGACGACGCCGAGGACGACGAGGACACGCTCTTCCTCGAGGACGGTTTGTTCGACCTCGAACCCGTGCTGCGCGACGTGGTGGTGCTCGCACTGCCGCTGCAGCCGGTGTGCCGGGAGGACTGTCTCGGACTGTGCCCCGATTGCGGGCTCAGCCTGAACGACGACCCGGAACACCACCATGACGCCGTCGACATCCGTTGGGCGGCATTGCAGGGACTCGTCGTGACCGATCAGGACGACGAGAAGGACAACATGAGCGGCACTGCCTCTGACGGAGTTCAGGGCGCCGCCGAGAAGCAGGAGAAGTAG
- a CDS encoding DivIVA domain-containing protein, producing MDVQKKLDEIVAAVGSARSMPMSASCVINRAELLAQLEEVRQALPGSLAQAQELIGGREQLVEEARREADRIIESAHSQRGSLISDTEVARRSQAEADRILDDARREAEEIRAEADDYVDSKLANFEVVLTKTIGSVDRGREKLLGRGPGPDGQGYPPYGDADDADAPERSHDPQTQREQADAYVDTKLATFEAVLSKTLEAVGRGRQKLLGRVPSDDLGVHMAAQDAAAGQSSRSTSDADFLAGLADPGPAGAQAPVPAQSEPVYDTYSGAGAGSTGAGYAAHYAGQPQQQDGYAYQGHQDPYAGYQQQPDPYSAASGGSTGAAYAAHYDAQPDPYGGYQQHGQQQHAQQQHGQQSHGQQPHAQQQPALDETSFFDTSMINLDQLREYEQGR from the coding sequence ATGGACGTGCAGAAGAAGCTCGACGAGATCGTCGCGGCCGTCGGCAGCGCCCGGTCCATGCCCATGTCGGCCTCCTGCGTGATCAACCGCGCCGAGCTGCTCGCCCAGCTCGAAGAGGTCCGCCAGGCGCTCCCCGGCTCGCTCGCGCAGGCTCAGGAGCTCATCGGCGGCCGCGAGCAGCTGGTCGAGGAGGCCCGCCGGGAGGCGGACCGGATCATCGAGTCCGCGCACAGCCAGCGGGGCTCGCTGATCTCCGACACGGAGGTCGCGCGGCGCTCCCAGGCCGAGGCGGACCGGATCCTGGACGACGCCCGGCGGGAGGCCGAGGAGATCCGTGCCGAGGCCGACGACTACGTCGACAGCAAGCTCGCGAACTTCGAGGTCGTGCTGACCAAGACGATCGGCTCCGTGGACCGCGGCCGGGAGAAGCTGCTGGGCCGTGGCCCGGGCCCGGACGGGCAGGGTTACCCGCCGTACGGGGACGCCGACGACGCGGACGCGCCCGAGCGCAGCCACGACCCGCAGACCCAGCGGGAGCAGGCGGACGCCTACGTGGACACCAAGCTGGCGACCTTCGAGGCGGTGCTCTCCAAGACCCTGGAGGCCGTCGGGCGGGGCCGCCAGAAGCTGCTGGGCCGGGTCCCCTCCGACGACCTCGGCGTGCACATGGCCGCCCAGGACGCGGCGGCGGGGCAGTCCTCGCGCTCGACGAGCGACGCCGACTTCCTGGCGGGGCTGGCGGATCCCGGTCCGGCCGGGGCGCAGGCGCCGGTCCCGGCGCAGTCCGAGCCCGTGTACGACACGTACTCCGGTGCGGGGGCCGGCTCCACCGGAGCGGGGTACGCCGCGCACTACGCGGGGCAGCCGCAGCAGCAGGACGGCTACGCCTACCAGGGCCACCAGGACCCCTATGCCGGATACCAGCAGCAGCCCGACCCGTATTCCGCCGCAAGCGGCGGCTCCACCGGAGCGGCTTACGCCGCGCACTACGATGCGCAGCCGGATCCCTACGGGGGCTACCAGCAGCACGGGCAGCAGCAGCACGCGCAGCAGCAGCACGGCCAGCAGTCGCACGGCCAGCAGCCGCACGCCCAGCAGCAGCCGGCGCTCGACGAGACCAGCTTCTTCGACACGAGCATGATCAATCTGGACCAGCTGCGTGAGTACGAACAGGGTCGCTAG
- the coaD gene encoding pantetheine-phosphate adenylyltransferase — MRRAVCPGSFDPIHNGHLDIIGRASRLYDVVHVAVMINKSKQSLFTVEERIELIREATADYGNIQVESFHGLLVDFCKQRDIPAIVKGLRAVSDFDYELQMAQMNMGLSGVETLFVPTIPTYSFLSSSLVKEVATWGGDVAHLLPAHVHAALMERLRNR; from the coding sequence TTGCGCCGCGCCGTCTGTCCGGGGTCCTTCGATCCCATCCACAACGGACACCTCGACATCATCGGACGCGCCTCCAGGCTGTACGACGTCGTGCACGTCGCCGTGATGATCAACAAGTCGAAGCAGAGCCTGTTCACCGTCGAGGAGCGGATCGAGCTGATCCGCGAGGCGACCGCCGACTACGGCAACATCCAGGTCGAGTCCTTCCACGGCCTGCTCGTCGACTTCTGCAAGCAGCGGGACATCCCGGCCATCGTCAAGGGCCTGCGCGCGGTCAGCGACTTCGACTACGAGCTCCAGATGGCCCAGATGAACATGGGGCTGTCGGGCGTCGAGACGCTGTTCGTCCCGACCATCCCCACCTACAGCTTCCTGTCCTCCTCACTGGTCAAGGAGGTCGCGACCTGGGGCGGCGACGTCGCCCACCTGCTGCCCGCGCACGTGCACGCGGCGCTGATGGAACGATTGCGCAACCGCTGA
- the rsmD gene encoding 16S rRNA (guanine(966)-N(2))-methyltransferase RsmD, translating to MTRVIAGSAGGRRLAVPPGTGTRPTSDRMREGLFSTWESLHGVEGARVLDLYAGSGAVGLEALSRGAHHALLVETDPKAAKSIRDNIKAVGLPGAEFRPGKAEQLVAARAGGDPYDIVFLDPPYAVTHDDLREILLTLRSNGWLTGDALVTVERSTRSGAFPWPEGFEPLRSRKYGEGTLWYGRAAFTSEDS from the coding sequence ATGACCCGCGTGATCGCCGGCAGCGCCGGCGGGCGACGGCTGGCCGTGCCACCCGGCACCGGCACCCGGCCGACCTCGGACCGGATGCGCGAAGGCCTCTTCTCCACCTGGGAGTCCCTGCACGGCGTCGAGGGGGCCCGGGTGCTCGACCTCTACGCGGGCTCGGGCGCCGTCGGCCTGGAGGCCCTCTCCCGCGGCGCGCACCACGCCCTGCTGGTCGAGACCGACCCCAAGGCCGCCAAGTCCATCCGGGACAACATCAAGGCGGTGGGCCTGCCCGGCGCCGAGTTCCGGCCCGGCAAGGCGGAGCAGCTCGTGGCGGCCCGGGCGGGCGGGGACCCGTACGACATCGTCTTCCTGGACCCGCCGTACGCCGTCACGCACGACGATCTTCGGGAGATCCTCCTCACACTCCGGTCCAATGGCTGGCTCACCGGCGATGCGCTCGTCACCGTGGAGCGCAGCACCAGGAGCGGCGCCTTCCCGTGGCCGGAAGGGTTCGAGCCGCTCCGGTCGAGGAAGTACGGCGAGGGCACCCTTTGGTACGGCCGCGCCGCTTTCACCAGCGAAGACTCATGA